From Campylobacter showae:
TCGCTCTGCCTTACCGCGGCCATATCTTTACGGCGATGGTGCGAAACAACCTGCATTTTGATAAAACAAACCGAGGCGCGGGCGAGCTTGGGTGGCTGTTTCCGTTTGGAAAAAGCGGCGTTTACGGCTACGTGAAGTACTTTACGGGATACGGCGAGAGCCTCATCGACTACAACCGCCACACCGATAAAGTCGGTATCGGCTTCGCGATTTTAAAATAAAAGCTTGCCGCATTCGGGCGGCGGCAACAAGGCAAAATCTCAGCAAAAACGACATAAACGAAAGTCAAATTTGCCCGCACAGACAAGCGCGGCGCGATCCTTTAAATTTACGCAAAGTCGCCGCAAAAGTCGCCGCCGCAATGCAAGCGCAAAATTCGTCAAATTTAGGAAGATAGATGAAAAATTTATTAAAGCTTTTTATCGTTTTAACCTACGCGACCTCGCTGCAAGCAGGCGGCAAATACGTGCCCGAGCAGCAAAAAGACGAGCGGCAAAATACGCAACAGACTCTACCTCACCTGGCTAGACGCGAGCGGCGCGCAGCTAGATCGCTACGTCATCGACGAAGCGGACGAGAAGTACAAGCGCAAGATCCCGGACAACCCCTCCACAAAGCTAAAAATCTCACTCGTCGTCCGCAAAAACGAGCGCTGGGTGCTGCTAGAAGTCTACTCAAAAGAGCACCGAGACGCGCCTGCGTTCACGGCCGAGAGATGCCCGTGGGGCGGACTAGAAAAGGAGCTACTAGAACTTTTTGACGCGGGCGAAGTGCTAAAACTGTACCGAAAAACCAAGCGTTTTGATGCAAATTTAGGCTTTTTCTTCGAAAACAACATAGCCGAATACCACAGAGACGGCAAGCCATCGTATAAGGAATTTACCAGCGTCCGAACGGGTAAAAAGGAAACGACTTTTGAAAAATACGACGAGAGCGGTCGCTTGCATAGCCGCGCATACCAGATAGGCGGCGAGTCTGCGTATTTTGAGTTTTTCTACCCGAGCGGCAAGCTAAAAAGCGTGATAGACCAACGCCAAACGATAGGCAAGCCGCTTAGCGAAGCGGTTAAAATACAAAAAGAATTTAACGAAAAAGGCGAGCTCGTAAAAGAGGTCGTAACCGACGCAAAAGCGGGCGCGGCGACTACCAAATTTTACGGCGAAAACGGCGAAATCGTAAAAACCGAAACAAAAAATCTCAGATAAACCAAGAGCGGAGAAAAATATGTTTTTAAAGCTAGACGAGATCGCTCGCAGACTAGACGAGGTATGCCTGCCTCTGGAACAAGATGGTATAACGGGCATGAGGCTGCTAGCACAAAGCGATGCCGACGCGTCCACGCGGGCGCTAGAAAATGCGCAAGAGGCTCTAGGCGTCAAATTTCCGCTTGCACTCTCGCGGCTAGTTTGCGAATTTGACTTTGGCGAATTTGAAGTTTGCAACGTACGATTTGGCGCCGGCGGCGACTACGCTAGCGAGCTAGTGCGGCTAAACAGCACCGACGAATACGGCGGCAAATGGTGGCACGGCGATACGCGTCCTGCAAATTTGATAGTTTTTGCCGTCGGCGATCCGTGGATTTTTTTGCTTGATTGCGCGGACGGCGCGATTTATGCGTGGCTGCTCGGGGACGAAGAGCTTTGCGGCAGGCGCGTTGCGAGCGATTTTGAGAGATTTTTTAGAGCGCTTGCTAGTATCGGTATCGCGCGACTAAGCAAAAAGGCCGTGCCATGCGCGGAAAAATCGCTAAATTCGTCCAAGCCGGCGATGATAAAGCGCTTGAGTTTTGGCGAGAAATGGCTGAAATTTGATAAATTTATGCTGGAAAGCTAGGATTTTTGCGCTAAATTTTAAGCGCAAGCGGCTTTGGCGGCAAATTTGACTGATTTCAAAGGCGCTAAATTTGGCGACAAGCACCGCCAAATTTTAATCTCAAATTTACAAATTATACCTCCAAACCAGCTCAAATTTATATTATTTTTTGCATTCGGGTGCTAAATTTGAGCTCAAATTTGCCGTAAATTCGGCGTATAAATTTAACGACAAAAGGCAAAAAATGATAACCGCAAAGGCTCTTTACGCATCCGCAAGGCTTAGATCGCTACCCCTTAGCGTCTCGGGCGTGTTGCTTGGCAGTGGCGCGGCATACGGTGCGGGCGCGTTTAGAACGGATATTTTCGCGCTAGCACTGCTTACGACGCTTCTGTTTCAGGTACTCAGCGACTACGCCAACGACTACGGCGACGCAGTAAAAGGCACCGACGACGATGGCAGGCTGGGGCCGCGCCGCGCGATACAAACGGGACAAGTGAGCGCGACCGAGATGAAGCGCGTCATCGTCGTTACGGCGCTGCTTTCGGCGCTTTCGAGCCTTGCGCTAAGCGTTTTGGCGTTTGGCGAGCGGTTTTATCTCGTGGCTCTATTTTTGGCGCTAGGCGGCGCGTCGATATATGCCGCGATCCGCTACACCGTGGGAGCCGGCGCATACGGTTACCTGGGGCTTGGCGACATTTTCGTGTTTTTGTTTTTTGGACTACTAAGCGTGCTGGGCTCGTACTTTTTATATGCGCACTCACTTGATGCGGCGCTGCTGCTACCTGCGTGCGCGTGCGGGTTACTAAGCACCGCCGTGCTAAATCTAAACAACATGCGCGACATCCAAAACGATGCGCTAAAGGACAAGCGCACGGTCCCCGTTCGTATCGGACTGAGCGCAGCCAAGCTCTACCACTACGCGCTGATCGCGGGCGGAGCGAGCCTGATGCTTTGCTACTCACTTTTGCGCGACGACACGGGCATGAGACTGCTCTACGTAATTAGCTTTGCGCCGCTTATTAGGCACCTATTTTTCGTTTCGCGGGTGCGGGAGTGTCGCGATTTCGACGGACAGCTAAAGGTCGTCGCGCTCTGTACGTTTGCGATGTCTGCGCTGTTTTTCGTTGGGGAGATTTTGGGCTAAATTTAACCTGATTTTTTATCGCACGATCTTGGGGCGGCAAGCCAAACAACTCAAGTTTTTCTCAAAATGTTGCGAAAAAGTTATATATTTACTTTTTTAAAATACACTTTCAAACCTAAATCGCAAGGAGAAAAAATGAAAAAACTAATCAAATTTTCGCTAGCCGCAGCGCTAGTAGCAAGCTTCGCAAGCGCCGCAGTCTATGAGATCGACCCGGCGCACAGCAGCGTCGGCTTTAAGATCAAACATCTAAGCATCTCAAAAGTGAACGGAAATTTCGGCAAATTTGACGCCGTGATCGACTACGACAAAAACGCCAAGGAGCTAAAAGCGCTCGAGGCCACGATCGAAACCGCCTCAGTAAATACGCAAAACGACAAGCGCGACGAACACCTACGCAGAGCGGATTTTTTCAACGCGGCCAAATTTGACAAAATCACCTACAAAATGGTCAAATTTGAAAAAGAAAGCGACACTGAAGGCAAGGTCGTGGGCACGCTCACGATGCACGGCGTCACTAAGCCCGTGGTACTGAAATTCGAGCTTGGCGGCTTTACGACGGATAAAAACGGCAAGGAAAAAATCGGTTTTAGCCTAGAGGGCGAGACCAAACGCAAGCTCTTTGAGATCGGGCTAGACACCTCAGAGATCACGCTATCTGACAAAGTCGAGCTAGAAATCGAGATCGAAGCGAAGGAAAAATAAGTCTGGTTAAAGCCCGCTTTCGGGCTTTGGCTTGTTTTTAAATTTTAAGTTTTCGTAAATTTGATAACCCGTACGGCACAAAAACCTGAACGGCAAAAACTCAAACTAAAATTTGACGCGTCAAAGCACGATGTCAAATTTAAAAAACCGCGAAACAGCCGCGCCAAAAGACGAATTTATAGCAAAAAACATCCGCTCGGACTCGCTAATCATACCGAGCAAACAAAAAGCTCAAGCCGGCAAATAGATAAATTCGCCGGCACGTCGCCGTAACAAAGCGTAAATTTACCCCTTACGCCCTAGCAAATAGAGCCTCAAAGCCTGCTGGGCCGTCATTTTGAGATTGCGCGTCGCAGTTTGCTTATCCATCGCCTCTTCTAGGCTCACAGGCTCGTTTAATACGCTAAAAAACGCATCGATGCCGTTTTCGTTACAGCCGCCCGCGCAAGACGACACGCTGCCCGCTAGCGCGATGACGGGTTTGCCGTATTTTTTGGCGATCTTCGCCACTCCGGTCGGGGTCTTGCCCATCGAGCTTTGAAAGTCCAGTCGCCCCTCGCCGGTGATGACTAGATCGGCGTTTTTCACGTCCTCTTCGAGGCGGATTTCCTCCATGATGATGTCGATGCCGGGCTTTAGTTTGGCGTTTAGGTAGCTAACAAACCCGTACCCTAGCCCGCCTGCCGCGCCCGCGCCCTTAAAGTTCCAAAATTCGCTCGAAAAGTGCTCGCTCGTCGCGCTCGCAAAGCTTATAAGCCCAGCGTCTAGATCCTTTACCATCTGCTCGTCCGCGCCCTTTTGCGGGCCGTAGACGTAGGCCGCGCCGTTTTTGCCAAACAGAGGGTTATCCACGTCGCAAGCCACGAGGAATTCGCACTCTTGCAGCTCGGGCACTACGTTTTTGTTCGAGATTTTTGTGATTTTTATGAGGTTTTCGCCTTTGCCCTCGAGCAGCTCGCCGTTTTCGTCAAAAAACTCGTATCCTAGCGCGCTTAGCATACCCGTGCCCGCGTCGTTCGTAGCGCTGCCGCCGATACCCACGATAAATTTACGCGCACCCTTGCTAATAGCATGCAAAATCATCTGCCCAAAGCCGTAAGTGCTCGTTTTCATCGGGTTTCGGCGCTCTTTTTCCACCAGCATGAGCCCGCTAGAAGACGCCATCTCAAGGATACCCAGTTCGCCCGCTAGCGCGTATCTGGCGGGGATCTTTTCGCCGAGAGGATTTTGCACGATGACGTCGATAAACTCGCCATCTAGCGCGTCCGCTAGCGCCACCACGCTACCCTCGCCGCCGTCCGCGATGGGCTTAACCGTCACCTCATCTATCTCACCTGCTAACGCTTCTATGCCCTCTTTTACGGCATTGCCGGCCTCGAGGGAGCTCAGAGAGCCCTTAAAAGAGTCGATTGCTATTAGTATTTTCATCCATTTTCCTTCCTGAGAGCTCGCGTCTTGGACGATTTTGACGGAGCTAGTAAAAATTTCGCTCGATAGACCAAGCGTCTTATCTTCGCTCATTTTTACGTCACAACCCTCAAACTCGCCTCAAGCCGCTTTGCATCTACTTTTCTATTTTACGAGCGCTAAATTTAACCAAATCAAATTTGGCGTTTTCAAGATGTGGGTCTGGGCGGATAAATTTGAAAATTTACCGCTCTTACCGTAAAGAGTGCAGTCTGGTTGCACCAAAACCGCACTCAAATTTAGCCGTCAAATTTACAATAAAATCAACGACGCAACCCAAACCGTCGCCATGCCTACGATACCCATGATAAAGGTAAGCATCGTCTGAGTCTTGTAGCCCTGCTCCGGCGACATCTTGCTAAAGTTCGTAACGACCCAAAAATAGCTATCGTTAGCGTGCGAAACCGTCATCGCGCCCGCAGCTATCGCCATCACCGTTAGCACCGCGCCCATCTCGCTAGTTAGCCCCAACGCGCTCATCATCGAGCCGCTATCGGTGAAAAGCCCCATGATAGAGGCCGTCGTCGTAAGCGCCACGGTCGAGCTACCCTGAGCGGTCTTAATGATAGCCGAGATAACAAACGGGAAAAATATACCCACGGTGCCGATGAGATGGGCGTTTGCCTTCATAAACTCGACAAATCCGGCCTTAGCGATGACGTTACCCAGCACGCCGCCCGCAGCCGTGATGAAAAGGATCGGTCCGACGATCTTTAGCGTTTCGTTGGTCATGAGGTTAAATTCGCCAAGCTTGCCCGTTTTAGCCAGCAAGATGACGGCAAATAGCACGCCCACGCCGAGCGCAATGATCGGATTGCCCAAAAATAAAACGAAATTTGCAAACGAGCCTTTTAACTTTAGTATCGAGACGACCGAACCCAGCGCCATCAGCAAAATCGGCATAAAAATCGGCGCCAAGCTCAAAAACGCGCAAGGCAGCTTGCCGTGCTCTTTGATGATCTCGTCGTAGCTCTTGCCCACTTCGGCTAGATCATCTTTTAGGCTCACTTTTGCGCCGATAGTTTTAGCAAAAAGATAGCCCGCGATGAGAACCGGTATCGAAACGACCGCGCCCACGGCGATGACTAGCAGTAGGTTGTGACCTACCCCCACGAGTCCGGCGGCCGCTATCGGGCCCGGCGTCGGCGGTATAAACACGTGCGAGGTGTATAGGCCGCACGAGAGCGCAACGGCCATAGCTACGGGGTTGGCGCCGATCTTTTCCTTTATCGCGCGGCGGATCGGATCTAGCACGACAAAGCCGCTATCGCAAAAGACCGGGATACCCACGATCCAGCCCATGATGAGCATGGCTAGCTCGGGGCGCTTGTCGCCTACGCAGCGCACGACCATGTCGGCTAGCTTTAGCGCCGCGCCCGTCTTTTCCAGCGCCATACCGATGAGCGCGCCCAGGATGATGACGATGCCTATGCTTTTAAATATCCCGCTAAATCCCTCTCCGATGATCGCGGGAACCTTGACCAAGTCGATACCCGCGACGACGGCTAGAGCTAGCGAAACGAGCATGATCGCTATAAAGGGGTGAACCCCGAACTTAGAAATCAGCACGATCATAACGACGACCGCGATGACGAAGCAGACAATGAGAGCAATACCGCTCATAACAGCTCCTTTCGGATAAAATTTTTGCCTAGCGCAATATTACCGAAATTTGTTTTTAAAATATCTAAATTAGATTTGAAATTTTAGTTTCATTTTATAAAACGAGTGAATTTGACGGCCGATTACTTTTGCGGTAAGTGTGCGGGCAGCTTTGGCGCGGTTAAATTTTGTTTTGAATTTAGGTTCGAATTTGGAGCAAATTTATC
This genomic window contains:
- the menA gene encoding 1,4-dihydroxy-2-naphthoate octaprenyltransferase; this encodes MITAKALYASARLRSLPLSVSGVLLGSGAAYGAGAFRTDIFALALLTTLLFQVLSDYANDYGDAVKGTDDDGRLGPRRAIQTGQVSATEMKRVIVVTALLSALSSLALSVLAFGERFYLVALFLALGGASIYAAIRYTVGAGAYGYLGLGDIFVFLFFGLLSVLGSYFLYAHSLDAALLLPACACGLLSTAVLNLNNMRDIQNDALKDKRTVPVRIGLSAAKLYHYALIAGGASLMLCYSLLRDDTGMRLLYVISFAPLIRHLFFVSRVRECRDFDGQLKVVALCTFAMSALFFVGEILG
- a CDS encoding YceI family protein, whose amino-acid sequence is MKKLIKFSLAAALVASFASAAVYEIDPAHSSVGFKIKHLSISKVNGNFGKFDAVIDYDKNAKELKALEATIETASVNTQNDKRDEHLRRADFFNAAKFDKITYKMVKFEKESDTEGKVVGTLTMHGVTKPVVLKFELGGFTTDKNGKEKIGFSLEGETKRKLFEIGLDTSEITLSDKVELEIEIEAKEK
- a CDS encoding SMI1/KNR4 family protein, which translates into the protein MFLKLDEIARRLDEVCLPLEQDGITGMRLLAQSDADASTRALENAQEALGVKFPLALSRLVCEFDFGEFEVCNVRFGAGGDYASELVRLNSTDEYGGKWWHGDTRPANLIVFAVGDPWIFLLDCADGAIYAWLLGDEELCGRRVASDFERFFRALASIGIARLSKKAVPCAEKSLNSSKPAMIKRLSFGEKWLKFDKFMLES
- a CDS encoding GntP family permease, which translates into the protein MSGIALIVCFVIAVVVMIVLISKFGVHPFIAIMLVSLALAVVAGIDLVKVPAIIGEGFSGIFKSIGIVIILGALIGMALEKTGAALKLADMVVRCVGDKRPELAMLIMGWIVGIPVFCDSGFVVLDPIRRAIKEKIGANPVAMAVALSCGLYTSHVFIPPTPGPIAAAGLVGVGHNLLLVIAVGAVVSIPVLIAGYLFAKTIGAKVSLKDDLAEVGKSYDEIIKEHGKLPCAFLSLAPIFMPILLMALGSVVSILKLKGSFANFVLFLGNPIIALGVGVLFAVILLAKTGKLGEFNLMTNETLKIVGPILFITAAGGVLGNVIAKAGFVEFMKANAHLIGTVGIFFPFVISAIIKTAQGSSTVALTTTASIMGLFTDSGSMMSALGLTSEMGAVLTVMAIAAGAMTVSHANDSYFWVVTNFSKMSPEQGYKTQTMLTFIMGIVGMATVWVASLILL
- a CDS encoding glycerate kinase produces the protein MKILIAIDSFKGSLSSLEAGNAVKEGIEALAGEIDEVTVKPIADGGEGSVVALADALDGEFIDVIVQNPLGEKIPARYALAGELGILEMASSSGLMLVEKERRNPMKTSTYGFGQMILHAISKGARKFIVGIGGSATNDAGTGMLSALGYEFFDENGELLEGKGENLIKITKISNKNVVPELQECEFLVACDVDNPLFGKNGAAYVYGPQKGADEQMVKDLDAGLISFASATSEHFSSEFWNFKGAGAAGGLGYGFVSYLNAKLKPGIDIIMEEIRLEEDVKNADLVITGEGRLDFQSSMGKTPTGVAKIAKKYGKPVIALAGSVSSCAGGCNENGIDAFFSVLNEPVSLEEAMDKQTATRNLKMTAQQALRLYLLGRKG